From the Streptomyces sp. KMM 9044 genome, one window contains:
- a CDS encoding SMI1/KNR4 family protein, whose protein sequence is MTVDIPDHIRDLCAHLGDGVPYAVKVLARQLADDPRLGKRTGRLGLYAATIDGDTFDDCPPLTVRYAYGPPLMAEGQLQIRDVEATGPLPATSDTDDGQAPDPRLEQIAVRQVTGAWQRITSWLEQNAPASHEALLPAAAEQDIDALVQQLGVRVPVELRALWLLCAGNQDIPDAGFFPDHGWALMPLDSVCAVYRRQSRWQQDHDNEESWMWKPSWIPFCSWSVTDTSYGLFVDAETGEVGHWDDTAVRTVEDNSLTMLLEEIADKLENPQLATGYRPGLVGERLVWGPPVAADEAALWRPFTG, encoded by the coding sequence GTGACCGTGGACATACCCGACCACATACGCGACCTCTGTGCCCACCTCGGAGACGGTGTCCCATACGCGGTCAAGGTCCTCGCTCGGCAACTGGCCGACGACCCCCGTCTGGGCAAGCGCACCGGCAGGCTCGGCCTGTACGCTGCGACGATCGACGGCGACACCTTCGATGACTGCCCGCCCCTGACCGTGCGCTACGCCTACGGCCCGCCCCTGATGGCGGAGGGGCAGCTCCAGATCCGTGACGTCGAAGCCACCGGACCGCTCCCCGCCACCAGCGATACCGACGACGGCCAGGCCCCCGATCCGCGCCTGGAGCAGATCGCCGTACGGCAGGTGACCGGGGCGTGGCAGCGAATTACCTCATGGCTTGAGCAGAACGCGCCGGCCTCGCACGAGGCGCTGCTGCCCGCCGCGGCCGAGCAGGACATCGACGCCCTGGTGCAGCAGCTGGGCGTGCGTGTGCCGGTGGAACTGCGGGCGCTGTGGCTGCTGTGCGCCGGCAACCAGGACATCCCGGATGCCGGCTTCTTCCCCGATCACGGGTGGGCGTTGATGCCGTTGGACTCGGTTTGTGCGGTCTACCGGCGGCAGTCGCGCTGGCAGCAGGACCACGACAATGAGGAGTCGTGGATGTGGAAGCCGTCCTGGATCCCGTTCTGCTCGTGGTCGGTGACCGACACCAGCTATGGCCTGTTCGTCGACGCGGAGACGGGCGAGGTTGGGCACTGGGACGACACGGCCGTGCGCACCGTCGAGGACAATTCGCTGACGATGCTGCTGGAGGAGATCGCCGACAAGCTGGAGAATCCGCAGCTGGCCACCGGATACCGCCCCGGTCTGGTCGGGGAAAGGCTGGTGTG